Proteins found in one Candidatus Zixiibacteriota bacterium genomic segment:
- a CDS encoding GAF domain-containing protein gives MPQPLQPVAPVPFTGTDMQSARSRVLFVCGDSPAGVRMSEILQADGHTLLRSGNPAAALQTVQQADCPIDVVLIDSESARSRLEGLIENLRNLDAWLPLIVVSSADDTEAVMNTVGLHIYDCLLKPINANNLRSVIRRATQQRRLYATQLELTVQLTSANDGLRRRVAELNAIHEVSQTLSSTAELPELLESILRRATAVVGAGYGSILLLDRERDVLTVEAATGAYATRFPQVEIPLGSSVAGLVAASGEPILVEDVETDERFGHKNRPQFETKSLIAAPLKTPNSTLGVICLSDRLNRTAFCPDDLRLLATLASQVAIAIDDARHYQELRQRLNEVSAIHLLAERLSRVERTGQMVMAVFAAFDDLLLSDCLQWWRWDQAEQILRLDTDTLHPAGEYASVPMSEALEPNTVNDHETCEGAVARALAQAEWKPEAGALLTVPVRSADQPLGVFAIIRHNDRPFTEEERRLAELVGAQAERIFERQRALLNASRLVTMGNMISEISHDLRRPLTSIRGSLQVLMQQFPTNPKAREILADTEREIVRLAGLVTELVDFSNPRRYRTHRRDPRPIILRAIDLAESSARRNRIEIRPDIPSTLPSIFCDDNKLTEALLNVLMNAVDAMSDGGTLTVLAYTEPGYNGGTDQVVIAIADTGPGLSQRELDRIFERYYSTKESGTGLGLPIVQRIVNAFDGQISVASTPGQGTTFTIRFPVR, from the coding sequence ATGCCACAACCGCTACAGCCAGTCGCCCCGGTCCCTTTCACGGGCACAGACATGCAATCGGCGCGCAGCCGTGTTCTGTTCGTCTGCGGCGACTCGCCGGCGGGCGTGCGGATGTCCGAGATACTGCAGGCCGACGGGCACACGCTCTTGCGATCCGGGAATCCGGCCGCCGCATTGCAAACCGTCCAACAAGCTGATTGTCCCATCGATGTCGTGCTGATCGATTCGGAGTCCGCCCGCTCCCGGCTGGAGGGATTGATTGAGAACCTGCGCAATCTCGACGCCTGGCTGCCGCTGATCGTCGTTTCATCGGCGGATGACACCGAGGCAGTCATGAATACGGTCGGGCTGCACATCTACGATTGTCTCCTCAAACCGATCAATGCAAACAATCTGCGCTCGGTAATCCGGCGCGCGACGCAGCAGCGACGTCTATATGCGACCCAGCTCGAACTGACGGTACAGTTGACGAGTGCCAACGACGGGCTCCGTCGCCGCGTCGCCGAGCTCAATGCCATCCACGAAGTATCACAGACCTTGTCGAGCACGGCCGAGCTTCCGGAACTGCTCGAGTCGATTCTCAGACGGGCAACGGCCGTTGTCGGGGCCGGGTACGGGTCGATTTTGTTGCTGGACCGCGAACGCGACGTGCTGACGGTCGAGGCGGCAACCGGCGCCTATGCAACGCGCTTCCCGCAGGTCGAGATACCGCTGGGATCGTCGGTGGCCGGGCTGGTGGCCGCCAGCGGCGAGCCGATCCTTGTCGAAGACGTCGAAACGGACGAACGATTCGGGCACAAGAACCGGCCGCAATTCGAGACCAAGTCGCTCATCGCGGCGCCGTTGAAGACGCCCAACTCAACGCTCGGCGTCATCTGTCTTTCCGATCGGCTGAATCGAACCGCATTCTGCCCCGATGATTTGCGATTGCTGGCAACGCTGGCGTCGCAAGTCGCTATCGCCATCGACGACGCCCGTCATTATCAGGAGTTGCGACAGCGACTCAACGAAGTCTCGGCGATCCACTTGCTCGCCGAACGGCTGTCGCGTGTCGAACGCACCGGACAGATGGTGATGGCCGTCTTCGCCGCATTCGATGACCTCTTGTTGTCGGATTGCCTGCAGTGGTGGCGTTGGGATCAGGCCGAGCAGATCCTGCGGCTGGATACCGACACGTTGCATCCGGCGGGAGAGTATGCGTCGGTCCCGATGTCCGAGGCGCTGGAGCCGAATACCGTAAACGATCACGAAACTTGCGAGGGCGCAGTGGCGCGGGCACTCGCACAGGCCGAATGGAAGCCGGAGGCCGGGGCATTGCTGACCGTCCCCGTGCGATCGGCCGACCAGCCGTTGGGCGTCTTTGCGATCATCCGCCATAATGACCGGCCCTTCACGGAAGAAGAACGTCGCCTGGCCGAGCTGGTCGGCGCACAGGCCGAGCGCATATTCGAGCGGCAGCGTGCGCTCCTGAACGCGTCGCGCCTGGTCACGATGGGCAACATGATCTCGGAGATCTCACACGATTTGCGCCGGCCGCTGACCAGCATCCGCGGCAGTCTGCAGGTGCTCATGCAGCAGTTTCCGACCAACCCGAAGGCGCGCGAAATACTCGCCGACACCGAGCGCGAGATCGTGCGGCTGGCGGGACTGGTCACGGAATTGGTCGACTTCTCCAATCCGCGTCGCTACCGCACGCATCGTCGTGATCCGCGCCCCATCATCCTGCGCGCGATCGATCTGGCGGAGTCGTCGGCACGGCGCAACCGGATCGAGATTCGACCTGACATCCCCTCCACGCTGCCCTCGATATTCTGCGACGACAATAAACTGACCGAAGCGCTCCTCAACGTGCTGATGAACGCGGTCGATGCGATGTCCGACGGCGGCACGCTCACGGTTCTCGCCTATACGGAACCGGGATACAACGGCGGCACCGACCAGGTCGTCATCGCCATCGCCGACACGGGGCCGGGACTCTCGCAACGCGAGCTCGATCGCATCTTCGAACGTTACTATTCCACCAAAGAGAGCGGGACCGGGCTGGGGCTGCCGATCGTGCAACGGATCGTCAATGCCTTCGACGGACAGATCAGTGTCGCCAGCACGCCGGGGCAGGGAACGACGTTTACGATTCGCTTCCCGGTTCGCTGA
- a CDS encoding cytochrome c maturation protein CcmE, producing the protein MNKRYVVGLSIIAVCGAVAAVAFRGSVTPYVSIAQAKGLDRSCQVMGEIDKDQVRYDHANGTLHFSIVDEEGHMMPVAYQGVTPGNFDQAKDVVCRGRFEHGTFVAEQLLVKCPSKYQGLEEAEEENPHASPAVSDSV; encoded by the coding sequence ATGAACAAGCGTTACGTTGTCGGTCTCTCCATCATCGCGGTTTGCGGCGCAGTTGCCGCGGTGGCCTTTCGCGGGTCGGTGACGCCGTACGTCAGCATCGCCCAAGCCAAGGGGTTGGATCGATCGTGCCAGGTCATGGGAGAGATCGACAAGGACCAAGTGCGGTACGACCACGCCAACGGGACATTGCACTTTTCCATCGTCGATGAAGAGGGGCACATGATGCCGGTGGCGTACCAGGGTGTCACGCCGGGGAACTTCGATCAGGCCAAAGATGTCGTCTGTCGCGGCCGATTTGAGCACGGGACTTTTGTCGCCGAACAGCTCCTTGTCAAATGCCCGTCCAAATACCAGGGCTTAGAAGAGGCCGAGGAGGAGAATCCGCACGCCTCACCCGCCGTCTCAGACTCTGTGTAG
- the ccsA gene encoding cytochrome c biogenesis protein CcsA: MMDLIRAGAIVLITAVVVLAFTMPPPLASMQSGKEASRIFFFHVPMAQMSFVAFIVAAVYGVSYLRTRRVSHDHRAATSAELGLTFSIVASITGALWARQAWGAYWNWDPRQLFLFVMILIYGAFFALRQATGDVEVRRRLSAVYLIMAGAISPFLYFVLPRLYTSLHGDANQVVLSAGSSNMSGAVGAVFASSIIGFALLYVWLLDLGTAAARVGDTVGAATDE; this comes from the coding sequence ATGATGGATTTGATTCGCGCAGGCGCGATCGTGCTGATCACGGCGGTGGTCGTGCTGGCGTTTACGATGCCGCCGCCGCTGGCTTCCATGCAATCGGGCAAGGAGGCTTCACGTATCTTCTTCTTCCACGTCCCGATGGCACAAATGTCGTTTGTCGCGTTCATCGTGGCCGCCGTTTACGGAGTCTCATACCTGCGTACGCGTCGGGTGTCTCACGACCATCGGGCGGCGACCTCGGCAGAACTGGGACTGACCTTCTCCATCGTCGCCAGTATCACCGGTGCCTTGTGGGCGCGGCAGGCATGGGGCGCCTATTGGAACTGGGATCCGCGTCAGTTGTTTCTCTTTGTGATGATCCTCATCTACGGGGCGTTTTTTGCCCTCAGACAGGCCACGGGTGATGTCGAAGTCCGACGCCGTCTGTCCGCAGTCTATCTGATCATGGCCGGAGCCATCTCACCGTTCTTGTATTTCGTGCTCCCCCGGCTTTATACCTCTTTGCACGGTGATGCCAATCAAGTGGTCCTCTCGGCCGGCAGTTCCAACATGTCCGGAGCCGTGGGAGCGGTTTTTGCCAGTTCAATAATCGGATTTGCATTACTCTACGTATGGCTGCTTGATCTTGGAACAGCCGCGGCGAGGGTGGGCGATACAGTTGGAGCGGCAACCGATGAATGA
- a CDS encoding heme exporter protein CcmB, producing the protein MIEFLAIFQKDLRSECRTRYALNGLLLFALATMAALSFASGGIGLTPMWAAVFVWIITMFSALSSLAHAFVKESETKTETFLKLTASADAVFFGKWAFNMVLVIGLQVILSLLSPLLLGLTVDDWIVWSVTMALGGVGLVSIVTLLGAVVAAANVRGALFSVLALPLLLPLLIVAIRATEFALGGDPGSSVGDSLMVLGAYAVVTTTAGWLLFPFVWRG; encoded by the coding sequence ATGATTGAGTTTTTGGCGATCTTCCAGAAGGATCTGCGGTCGGAGTGCAGGACCCGCTATGCGCTCAACGGGCTATTGCTTTTTGCGCTGGCGACGATGGCGGCTTTGTCGTTTGCGTCGGGCGGCATCGGACTGACTCCGATGTGGGCGGCTGTGTTTGTGTGGATTATCACGATGTTTTCGGCGCTGTCATCGTTGGCCCATGCGTTTGTCAAAGAATCGGAGACTAAGACAGAGACGTTTTTGAAGCTGACCGCCTCGGCCGATGCCGTTTTCTTCGGCAAGTGGGCATTTAACATGGTTCTGGTGATCGGTCTGCAGGTGATTTTGTCGCTGCTCTCGCCCCTCCTGCTTGGGCTGACGGTTGACGATTGGATAGTCTGGTCGGTCACAATGGCTCTCGGTGGCGTCGGCCTGGTCTCAATCGTGACACTGCTGGGCGCCGTGGTTGCCGCCGCAAACGTTCGTGGGGCGCTCTTTTCAGTTCTGGCGCTGCCGCTGCTTCTCCCCTTGTTGATTGTAGCGATCCGTGCGACCGAATTTGCGCTCGGCGGTGACCCCGGCTCGTCGGTCGGCGACTCGTTGATGGTGCTGGGGGCTTACGCGGTCGTGACCACGACGGCTGGATGGCTGTTGTTTCCGTTCGTATGGCGAGGATGA
- a CDS encoding ABC transporter ATP-binding protein, producing MGTGPVTNYNLEVENLSKSYGRRVICHDINLTAAPGELVAVVGPNGSGKSTFLRIIAGLTRPDSGSVSHRYAGQVLSSNRLHKSVGMVSADLALYDELTALENLRLAARLSRMHQDYKQLGDALAEFGLAGRGDERVATYSSGMKQRLKLCVALLKRPSLLLLDEPTTGLDPEGVELVWRQALASGAAILFATNDVAEARRASRRVRMGPVGGWETDD from the coding sequence ATGGGAACGGGACCGGTGACCAACTACAATCTCGAAGTCGAGAATCTCTCAAAATCCTATGGCCGCCGGGTCATCTGCCACGACATCAATCTGACCGCGGCGCCGGGCGAGCTGGTTGCGGTCGTCGGGCCAAACGGATCGGGAAAATCGACATTCCTGAGAATAATTGCGGGATTGACGCGTCCCGACAGCGGCTCAGTATCGCACCGTTACGCGGGGCAGGTTTTGTCGTCGAATCGTCTCCACAAATCGGTCGGCATGGTCTCCGCGGATCTGGCTCTCTACGATGAACTCACCGCGTTGGAAAACCTGAGGTTGGCGGCTCGACTCAGTCGAATGCACCAGGATTACAAGCAGTTGGGCGATGCACTCGCTGAGTTCGGATTGGCGGGGCGAGGCGACGAACGTGTCGCCACCTACTCATCGGGAATGAAGCAACGTCTCAAGTTGTGCGTGGCACTCCTGAAGCGACCCTCCCTGTTGCTCCTCGATGAGCCGACCACTGGTCTCGATCCGGAGGGAGTCGAGCTCGTGTGGCGCCAGGCGCTGGCGAGCGGGGCTGCGATCCTGTTTGCCACCAACGACGTCGCGGAGGCCCGCCGTGCCTCACGGCGTGTGCGCATGGGTCCGGTTGGCGGCTGGGAAACCGATGATTGA
- a CDS encoding FlgO family outer membrane protein produces MPEKSLVGQTIKHYEITERLGAGGMGEVYLATDAKLRRKVALKFLPREFADDPERRRRLEIEATSASSLDHPNIMTIYEIDECDGRPFIAMSYVEGMTLRETIDAGVTLEDAVRYGVQLAAALAAAHAQGIVHRDVKPANVIIGNDRRLRLADFGLARLKESSGITTEGSTVGTVGYMSPEQAQGMAVDSRSDVFSLGVILYEMLARERPFAAEHAAAALYSIVHENPQPLRDRNPDVPPELAAIVERALVKDPRGRFADGSEIESALRLSAQSLEISRLSSGNIAAFKAARRTRIGWAVAGVTAILIGLAGAALGLIPAVISPQTETAQASLSTVAVMRFENLSEADDPDRLGDIIAELLTTDLSGSSYVTVVSSQLLFDLMRKESPERAAADRATDLRVARRAGADRMLTGSLSRLGGRTIITAQIVDCESGDVLGSERVDGDDVFAMIDNLSIRIKRRLGLTDVEAAAGDMPVAEATTSDPEAYRAYVSGMDHYHALEWQEAHEEFDRALARDSGFALAYLRKGVAYFSDGQQARGFQTMAQARHHMERTTGCDRLIFKAMVVEWCGNLDMKAAMKTLKQATVEFPTQKEAPFWVANFSLGENQFDSAIHYSQKALALDPDYPFALLTETVALIEQQRYSEARRVAEHFRQVRPEDALPYELLGDIWRKKGNLDSARVYYMQTVTVAPDSRDGYREMARIHMLQGRPDSAIAWSERMLKQDNPFTRVVALRNIASIHKAWGRFDEALKYYKWSDALCDSAELRNQRAVTHNSIASLYFDADHLDEAVRYAQATAEFDTINPSGLYFEAYMQAIRGNKERAQFLVDSLNAKWTGRFEDFFLQSATHTIAAHEAVLSGRYQVAIQEFLEGRRLRRDSTDARIYLGEAYLLAGQIDDAVRELEANRREAEIEWISGEYLRGLYLLAQAYQADGRQQDAVTTLERLLAFWGEADWNVPWMLNAKRLYGSLTAQ; encoded by the coding sequence ATGCCAGAGAAAAGCCTCGTCGGACAGACAATTAAGCACTACGAGATTACCGAACGGCTCGGCGCTGGCGGGATGGGCGAGGTCTATCTGGCCACCGATGCCAAGCTGAGACGCAAAGTTGCGCTGAAATTCCTGCCACGTGAATTCGCCGACGATCCCGAACGCCGTCGTCGTTTGGAGATCGAAGCCACATCGGCGTCGTCGCTGGATCACCCGAACATCATGACGATTTACGAGATCGACGAGTGCGACGGTCGGCCGTTCATCGCGATGTCGTATGTCGAAGGCATGACGCTGCGCGAGACAATCGACGCGGGCGTCACGCTCGAAGACGCGGTGCGCTACGGTGTGCAGTTGGCCGCCGCATTGGCCGCGGCCCACGCACAGGGCATCGTCCACCGCGATGTCAAACCCGCCAACGTCATCATCGGCAACGACCGCCGTCTGCGGCTGGCCGACTTTGGGCTCGCGCGCCTGAAGGAGTCCTCGGGGATCACCACCGAGGGGAGCACAGTCGGCACGGTGGGCTACATGTCCCCGGAGCAGGCGCAGGGAATGGCCGTCGACAGCCGTTCCGATGTTTTCTCACTCGGAGTCATCCTCTACGAGATGTTGGCCAGGGAGCGGCCGTTTGCGGCGGAACATGCCGCCGCGGCACTGTATTCCATCGTACACGAGAATCCCCAGCCGCTACGGGATCGTAATCCTGATGTCCCACCCGAACTGGCCGCCATCGTCGAACGAGCATTGGTGAAGGATCCTCGCGGACGGTTCGCGGACGGGTCGGAAATCGAGTCCGCATTGCGTCTGTCCGCGCAGTCGCTGGAGATTTCCCGATTGTCATCGGGCAACATTGCCGCCTTCAAAGCGGCGCGTCGTACACGGATCGGCTGGGCGGTCGCGGGTGTGACCGCCATCCTCATTGGATTGGCCGGGGCCGCTCTGGGGCTGATACCGGCAGTCATCTCGCCGCAGACCGAGACGGCGCAGGCGAGTCTGAGCACCGTCGCCGTCATGCGATTCGAGAACTTAAGCGAAGCCGATGATCCCGATCGCCTGGGCGATATCATCGCCGAACTGCTGACGACCGATCTGTCCGGTTCATCCTACGTCACCGTCGTTTCCAGCCAATTGCTCTTTGATCTGATGCGCAAAGAATCGCCCGAGCGCGCCGCCGCCGATCGCGCGACCGACCTGCGTGTGGCGCGCCGCGCCGGTGCCGATCGCATGCTGACCGGTTCGCTGTCACGGCTGGGAGGACGCACGATCATCACGGCCCAGATCGTCGATTGCGAGTCCGGAGACGTGCTCGGGTCGGAAAGAGTCGACGGCGACGATGTCTTTGCGATGATCGACAACCTCTCGATCCGCATCAAACGTCGACTGGGTCTCACCGACGTTGAAGCGGCAGCGGGTGACATGCCCGTCGCCGAGGCGACCACGAGCGACCCTGAGGCGTACCGCGCCTATGTCAGCGGCATGGATCACTACCACGCCCTGGAGTGGCAGGAGGCGCACGAGGAGTTCGATCGCGCGCTGGCACGCGACTCGGGATTCGCGCTCGCCTACCTGCGCAAGGGGGTCGCCTACTTCTCCGATGGGCAGCAGGCAAGGGGATTTCAGACGATGGCGCAGGCCCGGCACCACATGGAGCGGACCACCGGGTGTGACCGGCTTATTTTTAAGGCGATGGTCGTCGAATGGTGCGGCAATCTGGACATGAAAGCGGCGATGAAAACGTTGAAGCAGGCGACCGTCGAGTTTCCGACCCAGAAAGAGGCGCCCTTCTGGGTGGCCAATTTCTCACTGGGAGAAAACCAGTTCGACTCGGCCATCCACTACTCGCAAAAGGCGCTCGCCCTGGACCCCGACTATCCCTTCGCGCTGTTGACGGAAACCGTGGCCCTGATCGAACAGCAGCGTTATTCCGAGGCGCGTCGTGTGGCGGAACACTTTCGCCAGGTGCGTCCGGAGGACGCATTGCCGTATGAGTTGCTCGGCGACATCTGGCGAAAAAAAGGCAACCTCGACTCAGCGCGTGTCTACTACATGCAGACGGTGACGGTCGCGCCCGACAGCCGCGACGGATACCGTGAAATGGCGCGCATTCACATGCTTCAGGGACGCCCTGATTCGGCCATCGCCTGGAGTGAGCGGATGCTGAAGCAGGACAATCCATTCACGCGCGTCGTCGCGCTGCGCAACATCGCTTCGATCCACAAGGCCTGGGGACGCTTTGACGAAGCGCTGAAGTACTACAAATGGTCCGACGCCCTTTGTGACTCCGCCGAGTTGAGGAATCAGCGTGCGGTCACGCACAACAGCATCGCCAGTCTGTACTTTGACGCCGACCACCTTGACGAGGCGGTTCGCTATGCGCAGGCGACCGCCGAGTTCGACACCATCAATCCGTCCGGGCTCTATTTTGAGGCATACATGCAGGCGATTCGCGGTAACAAGGAGCGTGCGCAGTTCCTGGTCGATTCGCTCAACGCCAAATGGACCGGCCGGTTCGAAGACTTCTTCCTGCAATCGGCCACTCACACGATCGCCGCACACGAGGCCGTCTTGTCCGGACGCTATCAAGTCGCGATCCAGGAGTTCCTCGAAGGGCGACGGCTGCGGCGAGACTCGACCGATGCCCGCATCTACCTCGGCGAAGCGTATCTGCTGGCCGGACAAATCGACGATGCCGTCCGCGAACTGGAAGCCAACCGCCGCGAGGCCGAAATCGAGTGGATTTCCGGCGAATACCTGCGCGGATTGTATCTGTTAGCCCAGGCCTATCAAGCCGACGGGCGCCAGCAGGATGCAGTCACCACGCTCGAACGGCTCCTCGCATTCTGGGGCGAAGCTGACTGGAATGTGCCGTGGATGCTAAACGCCAAGCGGCTATATGGCAGTCTGACCGCGCAGTGA
- the def gene encoding peptide deformylase: MAILKVAKLGHPVLRRVAEPIKSGDIGDAGLQRLIEDMFETMAEYSGVGLAAPQVHHSIRLLVTEDIPDPEREGKLLAVRSAVINPEITFLTDEQIAYFEGCLSIPDLRGRVPRIRHIRLRGLDREGQPFDREVEGFPAVVVQHEVDHLNGVVFLDRMTDLSTLTYLTEYDRYFASQDL; encoded by the coding sequence ATGGCCATCCTCAAAGTCGCCAAACTCGGACACCCGGTGCTGCGACGTGTCGCCGAACCGATCAAGTCCGGCGACATCGGCGACGCCGGCCTCCAGCGCCTGATCGAGGACATGTTCGAGACAATGGCCGAATACTCCGGCGTCGGACTGGCTGCGCCCCAGGTGCACCATTCGATTCGCCTGTTGGTGACCGAAGATATTCCCGACCCAGAGCGTGAAGGGAAACTTCTCGCGGTTCGCAGCGCGGTCATCAATCCGGAGATCACATTTCTGACCGACGAGCAGATCGCCTACTTCGAGGGTTGCCTGTCGATTCCCGATCTGCGCGGCCGCGTGCCGCGCATCCGGCACATCCGTCTGCGTGGCTTGGATCGCGAGGGTCAGCCCTTCGATCGCGAAGTCGAAGGATTTCCGGCGGTGGTGGTCCAGCACGAGGTCGACCATCTCAATGGAGTCGTTTTTCTTGATCGGATGACCGATTTGTCGACATTGACCTATCTGACGGAATATGACCGTTACTTTGCATCACAGGATTTGTAG
- a CDS encoding TIGR03960 family B12-binding radical SAM protein — MTTQLVAAQRSHTPVVDDTAFARLLDSVEKPARYIGGELHCVRKDPATVPVRVCLAFPDSYEIGMSHLGLRILYAHLNKDERIYAERAYCPFPDMEAQLRTHQLPLFSIETRTALGDFGVVGFSLQSEMSNSNVLTMLDLSCIPLRREDRREGDPIIMAGGPVVFNPEPMSDFIDAFLIGDGEEAFAQFLLRNDALKRDGIVRSERLRLLADQIDGIYIPALYDVEVDRGTGFLHVRPTAGAPYPVRKALLDDVNRFPFPSDILVPQSEIVHDRVAVEIARGCTEGCRFCQAGIIYRPVRERTPESIVNTIIDGIDKTGFEEASLTALSTADYSCITPLAKAVMAELQMRRAAMSVSSLRVYGVTEELAREIAKVRKTGFTIAPEAGTQRMRDAINKGITDENIDTATEIAFANGWKRLKLYFMIGLPTETDEDVIGIAETALRVLKIGQKHAGRGIKIVVSVSSLVPKAHSTFQWVPFNDPAELLRKQRMLAERLRPFKGIDLKMHEVRLSRLEAVFSRGDRRLGRVIETAWRKGARFDEWSDWFKEEIWLESFAACAIDPDQFLPALPTDAPLVWDHIDSRVTKEFLLKDLKKGLASRFWHPCEKPYLPKRHNPPKSKDGITKLVCYDCGVDCDLKSIAIERDVAAEEAGRLVSEKLALLERSGARNIPIPVVTDSGEFHEGSTGVRERDTAGSASQPFEPTAGPLYRHRVCYAKSGMSRYLSHLDVARVIDRASRRAKCPVAYTGGFHPHPKISFGPALPVGVAGEREVFDIELYEDWTCEELAERLRTNLHEGFRLHDVRRLPPEAGSIDSVVNRFEYLVRFDTGQLAGSGGADGIAHRLSERLSNGGWLIERTVKNRRRSINAAEFVADSKFVCDNGTTDWQLTLVSNDEGRSVRPRELVESLFAGWPEGTQITRLRMGLLIDGRWVTPMEAATA; from the coding sequence ATGACCACTCAGTTGGTAGCGGCCCAGCGCAGTCACACGCCCGTCGTTGACGACACCGCGTTCGCGCGTCTCCTCGATTCCGTCGAGAAACCGGCGCGGTATATCGGCGGCGAGCTGCATTGCGTGCGCAAAGACCCGGCGACGGTCCCGGTGCGTGTCTGCCTGGCGTTTCCCGATTCGTATGAAATCGGCATGTCGCATTTGGGGCTGCGCATTCTCTATGCGCACCTGAACAAAGACGAACGCATTTACGCCGAACGCGCCTACTGCCCGTTCCCCGACATGGAGGCGCAGTTGCGCACACACCAGTTGCCGCTGTTTTCCATCGAGACCCGCACTGCGCTGGGCGATTTCGGCGTCGTCGGTTTCTCGCTGCAGTCGGAGATGAGCAATTCCAATGTGCTGACCATGCTCGATCTGTCGTGCATCCCGCTCCGGCGAGAGGACCGTCGCGAGGGCGATCCGATCATCATGGCGGGCGGACCGGTCGTCTTCAATCCCGAGCCGATGAGCGATTTCATCGATGCGTTCCTGATCGGAGACGGCGAAGAAGCGTTCGCGCAGTTCCTCCTGCGCAACGATGCGCTCAAACGCGACGGCATCGTTCGCTCCGAACGCCTGCGCCTTCTCGCCGATCAAATCGACGGCATTTACATCCCGGCGCTGTACGATGTCGAAGTCGATCGCGGCACGGGGTTCCTTCACGTTCGTCCCACCGCTGGCGCGCCCTATCCGGTGCGCAAGGCGTTGCTCGACGATGTCAATCGCTTTCCGTTTCCGTCGGATATCCTCGTCCCGCAAAGCGAAATCGTGCACGACCGTGTGGCCGTCGAAATTGCGCGCGGCTGCACCGAGGGGTGCCGGTTCTGTCAGGCGGGGATCATCTATCGTCCGGTGCGCGAACGCACGCCGGAGTCGATCGTTAACACGATCATCGACGGGATCGACAAGACCGGTTTTGAAGAAGCGTCGCTGACCGCGCTGTCCACAGCCGATTATTCCTGCATCACCCCGTTGGCCAAGGCGGTCATGGCCGAACTGCAGATGCGACGCGCGGCCATGTCGGTATCGTCGCTGCGCGTTTACGGCGTCACCGAAGAGCTCGCGCGCGAGATCGCCAAGGTCCGCAAGACCGGGTTCACCATTGCGCCGGAGGCGGGCACGCAGCGCATGCGCGACGCGATCAACAAGGGCATCACCGACGAGAACATCGATACCGCGACCGAGATCGCCTTTGCCAACGGTTGGAAACGGCTCAAGCTTTATTTCATGATCGGACTCCCGACCGAAACCGACGAAGATGTAATCGGCATTGCCGAGACCGCCCTTCGGGTTTTGAAGATCGGCCAGAAACATGCCGGACGCGGTATCAAGATTGTCGTCTCCGTCTCGTCGCTGGTGCCCAAGGCGCACTCGACGTTCCAGTGGGTGCCGTTCAACGATCCCGCCGAACTCCTACGCAAGCAGCGAATGCTCGCCGAGCGTCTGCGTCCGTTTAAGGGCATCGATTTGAAGATGCACGAGGTCCGATTGTCGCGATTGGAAGCGGTATTCTCGCGCGGCGACCGGCGACTTGGCCGTGTCATCGAAACCGCGTGGCGTAAAGGCGCGCGTTTCGATGAATGGAGCGACTGGTTTAAGGAGGAAATCTGGCTTGAATCATTCGCCGCATGCGCCATCGATCCCGATCAATTCCTGCCCGCGCTGCCGACCGACGCGCCTCTGGTTTGGGACCACATCGATTCGCGCGTGACCAAAGAGTTTCTGCTGAAGGATTTGAAAAAGGGGCTCGCGTCGCGTTTCTGGCATCCGTGCGAAAAGCCGTATCTGCCCAAACGGCACAATCCGCCGAAGTCCAAAGACGGCATCACCAAGCTGGTCTGCTACGACTGCGGCGTCGATTGCGACTTAAAGAGCATCGCCATCGAACGCGATGTCGCCGCCGAGGAGGCCGGACGACTGGTAAGCGAAAAACTCGCATTACTGGAGCGCTCCGGCGCGCGCAACATCCCGATTCCCGTCGTGACCGATTCGGGCGAATTCCACGAGGGCTCCACGGGCGTGCGCGAGCGCGACACGGCCGGCTCCGCATCGCAGCCCTTTGAGCCGACCGCGGGGCCGTTGTATCGCCATCGCGTCTGCTACGCCAAGTCCGGGATGTCACGCTACCTGTCTCATCTCGATGTCGCGCGCGTGATCGACCGCGCGTCGCGTCGCGCCAAATGCCCGGTGGCCTACACCGGCGGTTTCCATCCGCATCCCAAGATTTCGTTCGGACCGGCCCTGCCGGTCGGTGTCGCCGGCGAGAGAGAAGTTTTCGATATCGAGCTGTACGAAGACTGGACGTGCGAGGAGTTGGCCGAACGGTTGCGCACGAATCTGCACGAGGGATTCCGGCTCCATGACGTGCGCCGCTTGCCGCCCGAGGCGGGCTCCATCGATTCGGTCGTCAATCGCTTCGAGTACCTTGTTCGCTTTGACACCGGCCAACTCGCCGGTTCAGGCGGAGCCGATGGCATCGCACACCGACTGTCGGAGCGCCTTTCCAACGGCGGCTGGCTGATCGAGCGCACGGTCAAAAACAGGCGCCGCTCGATCAACGCGGCGGAGTTTGTCGCCGACTCGAAGTTTGTCTGCGACAACGGCACGACAGACTGGCAACTGACGCTCGTCTCCAACGACGAAGGACGCTCCGTGCGACCACGCGAACTGGTCGAGTCGTTGTTTGCGGGCTGGCCAGAGGGCACGCAGATCACCCGATTGCGCATGGGGCTGCTTATCGACGGCCGCTGGGTCACGCCGATGGAGGCCGCGACCGCGTGA